In the Lepus europaeus isolate LE1 chromosome 18, mLepTim1.pri, whole genome shotgun sequence genome, one interval contains:
- the DUS1L gene encoding tRNA-dihydrouridine(16/17) synthase [NAD(P)(+)]-like: MPKLQGFEFWSRTLGGARHVVAPMVDQSELAWRLLSRRHGAHLCYTPMLHAQVFVRDANYRRENLYCEVCPEDRPLIVQFCANDPEVFVQAALLAQDYCDAIDLNLGCPQMIAKRGHYGAFLQEEWDLLQRMILLAHEKLSVPVTCKIRVFPEVDKTVRYAQMLEKAGCQLLAVHGRTKEQKGPLSGAASWEHIRAVRKAVSIPVFANGNIRCLQDVERCIQDTGAQGVMSAEGNLHNPALFEGRSPAVWELAEEYLDIVRQHPCPLSYVRAHLFKLWHHTLQVHQPLREELAKVKTLEGIAAVSQELKLRCQEDMSRQGEGAKPAGDLPFFHWICQPYVRPGPRDGSKEGHGARSKRALEEEEGGADGAAALSRNKQKKQLKNPRKTFDPSLKPKYAKCDQCGNPKGDRCVFNLCRSCCKKRAFRETADCPGHGLLFKTKLEKSLAWKGAQPGLQEPQQAGPGAPGGLSEVVGSALA; this comes from the exons ATGCCCAAGCTGCAGGGCTTCGAGTTCTGGAGCCGCACCCTGGGCGGGGCGCGGCACGTGGTGGCCCCGATGGTGGACCAgagtgagctggcctggaggcTGCTGAGCCGCCGCCACGGGGCGCACCTGTGCTACACGCCCATGCTGCACGCCCAGGTCTTCGTGCGGGATGCCAACTACCGGAGGGAGAACCTGTACTGCGAGGTGTGCCCAGAGGACCGGCCCCTCATCGtgcag TTCTGTGCCAACGACCCGGAAGTGTTTGTCCAGGCGGCTCTCCTGGCTCAGGATTACTGTGACGCCATCGACCTGAACCTGGGCTGCCCCCAGATGATAGCCAAgagag GTCATTACGGAGCCTTCCTGCAGGAGGAGTGGGACCTGCTCCAGAGGATGA TTCTGCTGGCCCACGAGAAGCTCTCTGTCCCCGTCACGTGCAAAATCCGCGTCTTCCCGGAGGTTGACAAGACCGTGAGGTACGCCCAGATGCTGGAGAAGGCTGGCTGCCAG CTGCTGGCAGTGCACGGACGCACCAAGGAGCAGAAGGGGCCCCTGTCGGGTGCGGCGTCCTGGGAGCACATCAGGGCTGTGCG CAAGGCCGTGAGCATCCCTGTGTTTGCCAACGGGAACATCCGGTGCTTGCAGGACGTGGAGCGCTGCATCCAGGACACCGGCGCCCAGGGCGTCATGAGTGCAG AGGGCAACCTGCACAACCCCGCCCTGTTCGAGGGCCGGAGCCCTGCAGTGTGGGAGCTGGCCGAGGAGTACCTGGACATCGTGCGGCAGCACCCCTGCCCGCTCTCCTACGTCCGAGCCCACCTCTTCAAGCTGTGGCACCACAC GCTGCAGGTGCACCAGCCGCTCCGAGAGGAGCTCGCCAAAGTGAAGACTCTGGAGGGCATCGCTGCcgtgagccaggagctgaagctgcGCTGCCAG GAGGACATGTCCAGGCAAGGGGAGGGTGCGAAGCCGGCCGGGGACCTGCCTTTCTTCCACTGGATCTGTCAGCCCTACGTCCGGCCAGG GCCCCGGGATGGGAGCAAGGAGGGCCACGGTGCCCGCAGCAAGCgcgccctggaggaggaggagggcggtgCGGACGGCGCGGCCGCCCTGTCCAGGAACAAGCAGAAGAAGCAGCTGAAGAACCCCCGCAAGACCTTTGACCCCTCCCTGAAAC CAAAATACGCCAAGTGTGACCAGTGTGGGAACCCAAAG GGCGACAGGTGCGTGTTCAACCTGTGCCGCAGCTGCTGCAAGAAGCGAGCCTTCAGAGAGACGGCGGACTGCCCAG GTCACGGACTGCTTTTTAAGACCAAACTGGAGAAGTCTCTGGCCTGGAAaggggcccagcccgggctgcaggagccccagcaggcagggcctggagcGCCAGGTGGCCTCTCCGAAGTGGTGGGcagcgccctggcctga
- the GPS1 gene encoding COP9 signalosome complex subunit 1 isoform X5, with the protein MPLPVQVFNLQGAVEPMQIDVDPQEDPQNAPDVNYVVENPTLRTFNVDMYEEIHRKLSEATRELQNAPDAVAECGVEPPALDTAWVEATRKKALLKLEKLDTDLKNYKGNSIKESIRRGHDDLGDHYLDCGDLSNALKCYSRARDYCTSAKHVINMCLNVIKVSVYLQNWSHVLSYVSKAESTPEIAEQRGERDSQTQAILTKLKCAAGLAELAARKYKQAAKCFLLASFDHCDFPELLSPSNVAIYGGLCALATFDRQELQRNVISSSSFKLFLELEPQVRDIIFKFYESKYASCLKMLDEMKDNLLLDMYLAPHVRTLYTQIRNRALIQYFSPYVSADMHKMATAFNTTVAALEDELTQLILEGLISARIDSHSKILYARDVDQRSTTFEKSLLMGKEFQRRAKAMILRAAVLRNQIHVKSPPREGSQGELTPANSQTRMSTNM; encoded by the exons ATGCCGCTGCCGGTCCAGGTGTTTAACCTGCAG GGGGCGGTGGAGCCCATGCAGATCGACGTGGACCCGCAGGAGGACCCGCAGAACGCACCCGACGTCAACTACGTGGTGGAGAACCCCACCCTG AGGACCTTCAACGTGGACATGTACGAGGAGATCCACCGGAAGCTCTCGGAGGCCACCAG GGAGCTGCAGAACGCGCCCGACGCCGTCGCCGAGTGCGGCGTGGAGCCCCCGGCGCTGGACACGGCCTGGGTGGAGGCCACGCGGAAGAAGGCCCTGCTGAAGCTGGAGAAGCTGGACACGGACCTGAAGAACTACAAGGGCAACTCCATCAAGGAGAGCATCCGGCGCGGCCACGACGACCTGGGCGACCACTACCTGGACTGCGGCGACCTCAGCAACGCGCTCAAGTGCTACTCGCGGGCGCGCGACTACTGCACCAGCGCCAAGCACGTCATCAACATGTGTCTCAACGTCATCAAG GTCAGCGTCTACCTGCAGAACTGGTCTCACGTGCTGAGCTATGTCAGCAAGGCTGAGTCCACCCCGGAGATCGCCGAG CAGCGTGGGGAGCGTGACAGCCAGACGCAGGCCATCCTCACCAAGCTCAAGTGCGCCGCAG GCCTGGCCGAGCTGGCCGCGCGCAAGTACAAGCAGGCGGCCAAGTGCTTCCTGCTGGCCTCCTTCGACCACTGCGACTTCCCCGAG cTGCTGTCCCCCAGCAACGTGGCCATCTACGGCGGGCTGTGCGCTTTGGCCACCTTTGACCGGCAGGAGCTGCAGCGCAACGTCATCTCCAGCAg CTCCTTCAAGCTGTTCTTGGAGCTGGAGCCGCAGGTGCGAGACATCATCTTCAAGTTCTACGAGTCCAAGTACGCCTCGTGCCTCAAGATGCTGGATGAGATGAAG GACAACCTGCTCTTGGACATGTACCTGGCCCCCCACGTCAGGACCCTGTACACCCAGATCCGCAACCGCGCCCTCATCCAG TATTTCAGCCCCTACGTGTCGGCCGACATGCACAAGATGGCCACGGCCTTCAACACCACGGTGGCCGCCCTGGAGGACGAGCTGACGCAGCTCATCCTGGAGGGCCTCATCAGCGCGCGCATCGACTCGCACAGCAAG ATCCTGTACGCCCGGGACGTGGACCAGCGCAGCACCACCTTCGAGAAGTCCCTGCTGATGGGCAAGGAGTTCCAGCGTCGCGCCAAAGCCATGATCCTGCGGGCGGCCGTGCTGCGCAACCAGATCCACGTGAAG TCCCCTCCCAGGGAAGGGAGCCAGGGGGAGCTGACTCCGGCCAACAGCCAGACGCGGATGAGCACCAACATGTGA
- the GPS1 gene encoding COP9 signalosome complex subunit 1 isoform X4, with the protein MPLPVQVFNLQGAVEPMQIDVDPQEDPQNAPDVNYVVENPTLDLEQYAASYSGLMRIERLQFIADHCPPLRVEALKMALSFVQRTFNVDMYEEIHRKLSEATRELQNAPDAVAECGVEPPALDTAWVEATRKKALLKLEKLDTDLKNYKGNSIKESIRRGHDDLGDHYLDCGDLSNALKCYSRARDYCTSAKHVINMCLNVIKVSVYLQNWSHVLSYVSKAESTPEIAERGERDSQTQAILTKLKCAAGLAELAARKYKQAAKCFLLASFDHCDFPELLSPSNVAIYGGLCALATFDRQELQRNVISSSSFKLFLELEPQVRDIIFKFYESKYASCLKMLDEMKDNLLLDMYLAPHVRTLYTQIRNRALIQYFSPYVSADMHKMATAFNTTVAALEDELTQLILEGLISARIDSHSKILYARDVDQRSTTFEKSLLMGKEFQRRAKAMILRAAVLRNQIHVKSPPREGSQGELTPANSQTRMSTNM; encoded by the exons ATGCCGCTGCCGGTCCAGGTGTTTAACCTGCAG GGGGCGGTGGAGCCCATGCAGATCGACGTGGACCCGCAGGAGGACCCGCAGAACGCACCCGACGTCAACTACGTGGTGGAGAACCCCACCCTG GACCTGGAGCAGTATGCGGCCAGCTACAGCGGCCTGATGCGCATCGAGCGGCTGCAGTTCATTGCGGACCACTGCCCCCCGCTGCGGGTGGAGGCCCTCAAGATGGCCCTGTCCTTTGTGCAGAGGACCTTCAACGTGGACATGTACGAGGAGATCCACCGGAAGCTCTCGGAGGCCACCAG GGAGCTGCAGAACGCGCCCGACGCCGTCGCCGAGTGCGGCGTGGAGCCCCCGGCGCTGGACACGGCCTGGGTGGAGGCCACGCGGAAGAAGGCCCTGCTGAAGCTGGAGAAGCTGGACACGGACCTGAAGAACTACAAGGGCAACTCCATCAAGGAGAGCATCCGGCGCGGCCACGACGACCTGGGCGACCACTACCTGGACTGCGGCGACCTCAGCAACGCGCTCAAGTGCTACTCGCGGGCGCGCGACTACTGCACCAGCGCCAAGCACGTCATCAACATGTGTCTCAACGTCATCAAG GTCAGCGTCTACCTGCAGAACTGGTCTCACGTGCTGAGCTATGTCAGCAAGGCTGAGTCCACCCCGGAGATCGCCGAG CGTGGGGAGCGTGACAGCCAGACGCAGGCCATCCTCACCAAGCTCAAGTGCGCCGCAG GCCTGGCCGAGCTGGCCGCGCGCAAGTACAAGCAGGCGGCCAAGTGCTTCCTGCTGGCCTCCTTCGACCACTGCGACTTCCCCGAG cTGCTGTCCCCCAGCAACGTGGCCATCTACGGCGGGCTGTGCGCTTTGGCCACCTTTGACCGGCAGGAGCTGCAGCGCAACGTCATCTCCAGCAg CTCCTTCAAGCTGTTCTTGGAGCTGGAGCCGCAGGTGCGAGACATCATCTTCAAGTTCTACGAGTCCAAGTACGCCTCGTGCCTCAAGATGCTGGATGAGATGAAG GACAACCTGCTCTTGGACATGTACCTGGCCCCCCACGTCAGGACCCTGTACACCCAGATCCGCAACCGCGCCCTCATCCAG TATTTCAGCCCCTACGTGTCGGCCGACATGCACAAGATGGCCACGGCCTTCAACACCACGGTGGCCGCCCTGGAGGACGAGCTGACGCAGCTCATCCTGGAGGGCCTCATCAGCGCGCGCATCGACTCGCACAGCAAG ATCCTGTACGCCCGGGACGTGGACCAGCGCAGCACCACCTTCGAGAAGTCCCTGCTGATGGGCAAGGAGTTCCAGCGTCGCGCCAAAGCCATGATCCTGCGGGCGGCCGTGCTGCGCAACCAGATCCACGTGAAG TCCCCTCCCAGGGAAGGGAGCCAGGGGGAGCTGACTCCGGCCAACAGCCAGACGCGGATGAGCACCAACATGTGA
- the GPS1 gene encoding COP9 signalosome complex subunit 1 isoform X3, protein MPLPVQVFNLQGAVEPMQIDVDPQEDPQNAPDVNYVVENPTLDLEQYAASYSGLMRIERLQFIADHCPPLRVEALKMALSFVQRTFNVDMYEEIHRKLSEATRELQNAPDAVAECGVEPPALDTAWVEATRKKALLKLEKLDTDLKNYKGNSIKESIRRGHDDLGDHYLDCGDLSNALKCYSRARDYCTSAKHVINMCLNVIKVSVYLQNWSHVLSYVSKAESTPEIAEQRGERDSQTQAILTKLKCAAGLAELAARKYKQAAKCFLLASFDHCDFPELLSPSNVAIYGGLCALATFDRQELQRNVISSSSFKLFLELEPQVRDIIFKFYESKYASCLKMLDEMKDNLLLDMYLAPHVRTLYTQIRNRALIQYFSPYVSADMHKMATAFNTTVAALEDELTQLILEGLISARIDSHSKILYARDVDQRSTTFEKSLLMGKEFQRRAKAMILRAAVLRNQIHVKSPPREGSQGELTPANSQTRMSTNM, encoded by the exons ATGCCGCTGCCGGTCCAGGTGTTTAACCTGCAG GGGGCGGTGGAGCCCATGCAGATCGACGTGGACCCGCAGGAGGACCCGCAGAACGCACCCGACGTCAACTACGTGGTGGAGAACCCCACCCTG GACCTGGAGCAGTATGCGGCCAGCTACAGCGGCCTGATGCGCATCGAGCGGCTGCAGTTCATTGCGGACCACTGCCCCCCGCTGCGGGTGGAGGCCCTCAAGATGGCCCTGTCCTTTGTGCAGAGGACCTTCAACGTGGACATGTACGAGGAGATCCACCGGAAGCTCTCGGAGGCCACCAG GGAGCTGCAGAACGCGCCCGACGCCGTCGCCGAGTGCGGCGTGGAGCCCCCGGCGCTGGACACGGCCTGGGTGGAGGCCACGCGGAAGAAGGCCCTGCTGAAGCTGGAGAAGCTGGACACGGACCTGAAGAACTACAAGGGCAACTCCATCAAGGAGAGCATCCGGCGCGGCCACGACGACCTGGGCGACCACTACCTGGACTGCGGCGACCTCAGCAACGCGCTCAAGTGCTACTCGCGGGCGCGCGACTACTGCACCAGCGCCAAGCACGTCATCAACATGTGTCTCAACGTCATCAAG GTCAGCGTCTACCTGCAGAACTGGTCTCACGTGCTGAGCTATGTCAGCAAGGCTGAGTCCACCCCGGAGATCGCCGAG CAGCGTGGGGAGCGTGACAGCCAGACGCAGGCCATCCTCACCAAGCTCAAGTGCGCCGCAG GCCTGGCCGAGCTGGCCGCGCGCAAGTACAAGCAGGCGGCCAAGTGCTTCCTGCTGGCCTCCTTCGACCACTGCGACTTCCCCGAG cTGCTGTCCCCCAGCAACGTGGCCATCTACGGCGGGCTGTGCGCTTTGGCCACCTTTGACCGGCAGGAGCTGCAGCGCAACGTCATCTCCAGCAg CTCCTTCAAGCTGTTCTTGGAGCTGGAGCCGCAGGTGCGAGACATCATCTTCAAGTTCTACGAGTCCAAGTACGCCTCGTGCCTCAAGATGCTGGATGAGATGAAG GACAACCTGCTCTTGGACATGTACCTGGCCCCCCACGTCAGGACCCTGTACACCCAGATCCGCAACCGCGCCCTCATCCAG TATTTCAGCCCCTACGTGTCGGCCGACATGCACAAGATGGCCACGGCCTTCAACACCACGGTGGCCGCCCTGGAGGACGAGCTGACGCAGCTCATCCTGGAGGGCCTCATCAGCGCGCGCATCGACTCGCACAGCAAG ATCCTGTACGCCCGGGACGTGGACCAGCGCAGCACCACCTTCGAGAAGTCCCTGCTGATGGGCAAGGAGTTCCAGCGTCGCGCCAAAGCCATGATCCTGCGGGCGGCCGTGCTGCGCAACCAGATCCACGTGAAG TCCCCTCCCAGGGAAGGGAGCCAGGGGGAGCTGACTCCGGCCAACAGCCAGACGCGGATGAGCACCAACATGTGA
- the GPS1 gene encoding COP9 signalosome complex subunit 1 isoform X2 has translation MPLPVQVFNLQQPASSVSGSGGAEGQARMRDSSAPSSASSSVTDLCCAPRSSRSDLVLPGTAGDFSLSASLSACTLLYEGAVEPMQIDVDPQEDPQNAPDVNYVVENPTLDLEQYAASYSGLMRIERLQFIADHCPPLRVEALKMALSFVQRTFNVDMYEEIHRKLSEATRELQNAPDAVAECGVEPPALDTAWVEATRKKALLKLEKLDTDLKNYKGNSIKESIRRGHDDLGDHYLDCGDLSNALKCYSRARDYCTSAKHVINMCLNVIKVSVYLQNWSHVLSYVSKAESTPEIAERGERDSQTQAILTKLKCAAGLAELAARKYKQAAKCFLLASFDHCDFPELLSPSNVAIYGGLCALATFDRQELQRNVISSSSFKLFLELEPQVRDIIFKFYESKYASCLKMLDEMKDNLLLDMYLAPHVRTLYTQIRNRALIQYFSPYVSADMHKMATAFNTTVAALEDELTQLILEGLISARIDSHSKILYARDVDQRSTTFEKSLLMGKEFQRRAKAMILRAAVLRNQIHVKSPPREGSQGELTPANSQTRMSTNM, from the exons ATGCCGCTGCCGGTCCAGGTGTTTAACCTGCAG cagccagccagctCTGTGTCAGGGTCGGGGGGTGCGGAGGGTCAGGCCAGGATGAGGGATAGCTCGGCCCCCAGCTCGGCCTCCTCGTCAGTGACCGATCTGTGCTGCGCCCCTCGCAGCAGCAGGTCTGACCTCGTCCTGCCGGGCACGGCCGGGGACTTCAGCCTGAGCGCCAGCCTGTCGGCCTGTACGCTGCTCTACGAG GGGGCGGTGGAGCCCATGCAGATCGACGTGGACCCGCAGGAGGACCCGCAGAACGCACCCGACGTCAACTACGTGGTGGAGAACCCCACCCTG GACCTGGAGCAGTATGCGGCCAGCTACAGCGGCCTGATGCGCATCGAGCGGCTGCAGTTCATTGCGGACCACTGCCCCCCGCTGCGGGTGGAGGCCCTCAAGATGGCCCTGTCCTTTGTGCAGAGGACCTTCAACGTGGACATGTACGAGGAGATCCACCGGAAGCTCTCGGAGGCCACCAG GGAGCTGCAGAACGCGCCCGACGCCGTCGCCGAGTGCGGCGTGGAGCCCCCGGCGCTGGACACGGCCTGGGTGGAGGCCACGCGGAAGAAGGCCCTGCTGAAGCTGGAGAAGCTGGACACGGACCTGAAGAACTACAAGGGCAACTCCATCAAGGAGAGCATCCGGCGCGGCCACGACGACCTGGGCGACCACTACCTGGACTGCGGCGACCTCAGCAACGCGCTCAAGTGCTACTCGCGGGCGCGCGACTACTGCACCAGCGCCAAGCACGTCATCAACATGTGTCTCAACGTCATCAAG GTCAGCGTCTACCTGCAGAACTGGTCTCACGTGCTGAGCTATGTCAGCAAGGCTGAGTCCACCCCGGAGATCGCCGAG CGTGGGGAGCGTGACAGCCAGACGCAGGCCATCCTCACCAAGCTCAAGTGCGCCGCAG GCCTGGCCGAGCTGGCCGCGCGCAAGTACAAGCAGGCGGCCAAGTGCTTCCTGCTGGCCTCCTTCGACCACTGCGACTTCCCCGAG cTGCTGTCCCCCAGCAACGTGGCCATCTACGGCGGGCTGTGCGCTTTGGCCACCTTTGACCGGCAGGAGCTGCAGCGCAACGTCATCTCCAGCAg CTCCTTCAAGCTGTTCTTGGAGCTGGAGCCGCAGGTGCGAGACATCATCTTCAAGTTCTACGAGTCCAAGTACGCCTCGTGCCTCAAGATGCTGGATGAGATGAAG GACAACCTGCTCTTGGACATGTACCTGGCCCCCCACGTCAGGACCCTGTACACCCAGATCCGCAACCGCGCCCTCATCCAG TATTTCAGCCCCTACGTGTCGGCCGACATGCACAAGATGGCCACGGCCTTCAACACCACGGTGGCCGCCCTGGAGGACGAGCTGACGCAGCTCATCCTGGAGGGCCTCATCAGCGCGCGCATCGACTCGCACAGCAAG ATCCTGTACGCCCGGGACGTGGACCAGCGCAGCACCACCTTCGAGAAGTCCCTGCTGATGGGCAAGGAGTTCCAGCGTCGCGCCAAAGCCATGATCCTGCGGGCGGCCGTGCTGCGCAACCAGATCCACGTGAAG TCCCCTCCCAGGGAAGGGAGCCAGGGGGAGCTGACTCCGGCCAACAGCCAGACGCGGATGAGCACCAACATGTGA
- the GPS1 gene encoding COP9 signalosome complex subunit 1 isoform X6 produces the protein MQIDVDPQEDPQNAPDVNYVVENPTLDLEQYAASYSGLMRIERLQFIADHCPPLRVEALKMALSFVQRTFNVDMYEEIHRKLSEATRELQNAPDAVAECGVEPPALDTAWVEATRKKALLKLEKLDTDLKNYKGNSIKESIRRGHDDLGDHYLDCGDLSNALKCYSRARDYCTSAKHVINMCLNVIKVSVYLQNWSHVLSYVSKAESTPEIAEQRGERDSQTQAILTKLKCAAGLAELAARKYKQAAKCFLLASFDHCDFPELLSPSNVAIYGGLCALATFDRQELQRNVISSSSFKLFLELEPQVRDIIFKFYESKYASCLKMLDEMKDNLLLDMYLAPHVRTLYTQIRNRALIQYFSPYVSADMHKMATAFNTTVAALEDELTQLILEGLISARIDSHSKILYARDVDQRSTTFEKSLLMGKEFQRRAKAMILRAAVLRNQIHVKSPPREGSQGELTPANSQTRMSTNM, from the exons ATGCAGATCGACGTGGACCCGCAGGAGGACCCGCAGAACGCACCCGACGTCAACTACGTGGTGGAGAACCCCACCCTG GACCTGGAGCAGTATGCGGCCAGCTACAGCGGCCTGATGCGCATCGAGCGGCTGCAGTTCATTGCGGACCACTGCCCCCCGCTGCGGGTGGAGGCCCTCAAGATGGCCCTGTCCTTTGTGCAGAGGACCTTCAACGTGGACATGTACGAGGAGATCCACCGGAAGCTCTCGGAGGCCACCAG GGAGCTGCAGAACGCGCCCGACGCCGTCGCCGAGTGCGGCGTGGAGCCCCCGGCGCTGGACACGGCCTGGGTGGAGGCCACGCGGAAGAAGGCCCTGCTGAAGCTGGAGAAGCTGGACACGGACCTGAAGAACTACAAGGGCAACTCCATCAAGGAGAGCATCCGGCGCGGCCACGACGACCTGGGCGACCACTACCTGGACTGCGGCGACCTCAGCAACGCGCTCAAGTGCTACTCGCGGGCGCGCGACTACTGCACCAGCGCCAAGCACGTCATCAACATGTGTCTCAACGTCATCAAG GTCAGCGTCTACCTGCAGAACTGGTCTCACGTGCTGAGCTATGTCAGCAAGGCTGAGTCCACCCCGGAGATCGCCGAG CAGCGTGGGGAGCGTGACAGCCAGACGCAGGCCATCCTCACCAAGCTCAAGTGCGCCGCAG GCCTGGCCGAGCTGGCCGCGCGCAAGTACAAGCAGGCGGCCAAGTGCTTCCTGCTGGCCTCCTTCGACCACTGCGACTTCCCCGAG cTGCTGTCCCCCAGCAACGTGGCCATCTACGGCGGGCTGTGCGCTTTGGCCACCTTTGACCGGCAGGAGCTGCAGCGCAACGTCATCTCCAGCAg CTCCTTCAAGCTGTTCTTGGAGCTGGAGCCGCAGGTGCGAGACATCATCTTCAAGTTCTACGAGTCCAAGTACGCCTCGTGCCTCAAGATGCTGGATGAGATGAAG GACAACCTGCTCTTGGACATGTACCTGGCCCCCCACGTCAGGACCCTGTACACCCAGATCCGCAACCGCGCCCTCATCCAG TATTTCAGCCCCTACGTGTCGGCCGACATGCACAAGATGGCCACGGCCTTCAACACCACGGTGGCCGCCCTGGAGGACGAGCTGACGCAGCTCATCCTGGAGGGCCTCATCAGCGCGCGCATCGACTCGCACAGCAAG ATCCTGTACGCCCGGGACGTGGACCAGCGCAGCACCACCTTCGAGAAGTCCCTGCTGATGGGCAAGGAGTTCCAGCGTCGCGCCAAAGCCATGATCCTGCGGGCGGCCGTGCTGCGCAACCAGATCCACGTGAAG TCCCCTCCCAGGGAAGGGAGCCAGGGGGAGCTGACTCCGGCCAACAGCCAGACGCGGATGAGCACCAACATGTGA
- the GPS1 gene encoding COP9 signalosome complex subunit 1 isoform X1: MPLPVQVFNLQQPASSVSGSGGAEGQARMRDSSAPSSASSSVTDLCCAPRSSRSDLVLPGTAGDFSLSASLSACTLLYEGAVEPMQIDVDPQEDPQNAPDVNYVVENPTLDLEQYAASYSGLMRIERLQFIADHCPPLRVEALKMALSFVQRTFNVDMYEEIHRKLSEATRELQNAPDAVAECGVEPPALDTAWVEATRKKALLKLEKLDTDLKNYKGNSIKESIRRGHDDLGDHYLDCGDLSNALKCYSRARDYCTSAKHVINMCLNVIKVSVYLQNWSHVLSYVSKAESTPEIAEQRGERDSQTQAILTKLKCAAGLAELAARKYKQAAKCFLLASFDHCDFPELLSPSNVAIYGGLCALATFDRQELQRNVISSSSFKLFLELEPQVRDIIFKFYESKYASCLKMLDEMKDNLLLDMYLAPHVRTLYTQIRNRALIQYFSPYVSADMHKMATAFNTTVAALEDELTQLILEGLISARIDSHSKILYARDVDQRSTTFEKSLLMGKEFQRRAKAMILRAAVLRNQIHVKSPPREGSQGELTPANSQTRMSTNM, from the exons ATGCCGCTGCCGGTCCAGGTGTTTAACCTGCAG cagccagccagctCTGTGTCAGGGTCGGGGGGTGCGGAGGGTCAGGCCAGGATGAGGGATAGCTCGGCCCCCAGCTCGGCCTCCTCGTCAGTGACCGATCTGTGCTGCGCCCCTCGCAGCAGCAGGTCTGACCTCGTCCTGCCGGGCACGGCCGGGGACTTCAGCCTGAGCGCCAGCCTGTCGGCCTGTACGCTGCTCTACGAG GGGGCGGTGGAGCCCATGCAGATCGACGTGGACCCGCAGGAGGACCCGCAGAACGCACCCGACGTCAACTACGTGGTGGAGAACCCCACCCTG GACCTGGAGCAGTATGCGGCCAGCTACAGCGGCCTGATGCGCATCGAGCGGCTGCAGTTCATTGCGGACCACTGCCCCCCGCTGCGGGTGGAGGCCCTCAAGATGGCCCTGTCCTTTGTGCAGAGGACCTTCAACGTGGACATGTACGAGGAGATCCACCGGAAGCTCTCGGAGGCCACCAG GGAGCTGCAGAACGCGCCCGACGCCGTCGCCGAGTGCGGCGTGGAGCCCCCGGCGCTGGACACGGCCTGGGTGGAGGCCACGCGGAAGAAGGCCCTGCTGAAGCTGGAGAAGCTGGACACGGACCTGAAGAACTACAAGGGCAACTCCATCAAGGAGAGCATCCGGCGCGGCCACGACGACCTGGGCGACCACTACCTGGACTGCGGCGACCTCAGCAACGCGCTCAAGTGCTACTCGCGGGCGCGCGACTACTGCACCAGCGCCAAGCACGTCATCAACATGTGTCTCAACGTCATCAAG GTCAGCGTCTACCTGCAGAACTGGTCTCACGTGCTGAGCTATGTCAGCAAGGCTGAGTCCACCCCGGAGATCGCCGAG CAGCGTGGGGAGCGTGACAGCCAGACGCAGGCCATCCTCACCAAGCTCAAGTGCGCCGCAG GCCTGGCCGAGCTGGCCGCGCGCAAGTACAAGCAGGCGGCCAAGTGCTTCCTGCTGGCCTCCTTCGACCACTGCGACTTCCCCGAG cTGCTGTCCCCCAGCAACGTGGCCATCTACGGCGGGCTGTGCGCTTTGGCCACCTTTGACCGGCAGGAGCTGCAGCGCAACGTCATCTCCAGCAg CTCCTTCAAGCTGTTCTTGGAGCTGGAGCCGCAGGTGCGAGACATCATCTTCAAGTTCTACGAGTCCAAGTACGCCTCGTGCCTCAAGATGCTGGATGAGATGAAG GACAACCTGCTCTTGGACATGTACCTGGCCCCCCACGTCAGGACCCTGTACACCCAGATCCGCAACCGCGCCCTCATCCAG TATTTCAGCCCCTACGTGTCGGCCGACATGCACAAGATGGCCACGGCCTTCAACACCACGGTGGCCGCCCTGGAGGACGAGCTGACGCAGCTCATCCTGGAGGGCCTCATCAGCGCGCGCATCGACTCGCACAGCAAG ATCCTGTACGCCCGGGACGTGGACCAGCGCAGCACCACCTTCGAGAAGTCCCTGCTGATGGGCAAGGAGTTCCAGCGTCGCGCCAAAGCCATGATCCTGCGGGCGGCCGTGCTGCGCAACCAGATCCACGTGAAG TCCCCTCCCAGGGAAGGGAGCCAGGGGGAGCTGACTCCGGCCAACAGCCAGACGCGGATGAGCACCAACATGTGA